One Pseudonocardia abyssalis DNA segment encodes these proteins:
- a CDS encoding class I SAM-dependent methyltransferase, protein MAARPGRTPVTTSFARALSGHDAELVRSDGGTARLDVDRWRGAAAGEDAWLIERCRGSTIDLGCGPGRLVEALVARGIETLGVDVSPEAVAQCTGRGVPVLNADVFAPLPREGLWSHALLADGNLGIGGDPAALLHRAGRIVGPGGTVLVELDPAEPGLWRGEARVRSRDDLTPPFPWACAGLAAFPDLAAGAGLRVGACHRGVRQFVELWRDHADAGRGCRHRRGPLVPERGAPRGTR, encoded by the coding sequence ATGGCTGCCCGTCCCGGCCGGACGCCGGTGACGACCTCCTTCGCCCGGGCCCTGTCCGGGCACGACGCCGAACTCGTGCGCAGCGACGGCGGCACCGCCCGGCTCGACGTCGACCGGTGGCGCGGTGCGGCGGCCGGCGAGGACGCCTGGCTGATCGAGCGCTGCCGCGGCTCCACGATCGACCTCGGCTGCGGGCCGGGGCGGCTCGTCGAGGCACTGGTCGCGCGCGGGATCGAGACCCTCGGGGTCGACGTCTCGCCGGAGGCCGTCGCACAGTGCACCGGCCGCGGGGTCCCCGTCCTGAACGCCGACGTCTTCGCCCCGTTGCCCCGCGAAGGACTCTGGTCGCACGCGCTGCTCGCCGACGGCAACCTCGGCATCGGCGGCGACCCGGCCGCCCTGCTGCACCGGGCGGGCCGGATCGTCGGACCGGGCGGAACCGTGCTCGTGGAGCTGGACCCGGCCGAGCCCGGACTGTGGCGCGGCGAGGCACGGGTGCGCAGCCGCGACGACCTCACCCCGCCGTTCCCGTGGGCCTGCGCGGGGCTCGCGGCGTTCCCCGACCTCGCCGCCGGCGCCGGCCTGCGGGTCGGCGCCTGCCACCGCGGCGTGCGCCAGTTCGTGGAGCTGTGGCGGGACCACGCCGATGCCGGGAGGGGGTGTCGGCACCGACGCGGCCCGCTGGTCCCCGAACGCGGGGCACCACGGGGGACCAGGTGA
- a CDS encoding S1C family serine protease — MSNDTPGPDEPRPDRAAETTFHPRPDTGGAADADPYARPAEQQPAAGGVQGTGQQAAVGGHGGGSAQAGPAARPASTAQFGPGAQHGSGTQHGSGRPGAGHHGSAQYGSAQYGSAQYGSAQYGSAQQGSAQHGSTQYAQGAGQSAQGTYGTPGGGYPGGQSGGGAYGGTHAVGGYSGAAHGGPGSGVPSSGVPGGGGPGSGVQGSGAYPAVGTYGGPPNAGQHVAPPKERRTGRGALVAIGLVAALLGGGVGGVVGATLAGSGGGSGGSSGVLGAPLPAPDSSTTPLSPVEAVAERVLPSVVRLLVQGTAGAGEGSGMVLSEDGLILTNNHVVEVATGGGSILAVFQDGTTAPADVVGLDPGSDLAVIRAPGVSGLTPIEFGDSDAVRVGQQVVAFGSPLGLGGTVTTGIVSAVDRAVSVGEESGASEATVLSALQTDAAINPGNSGGPLTDMQGRVVGINSVIATTGAEGGSIGVGFAIPVNQARRTAQELETTGRATRAILGAGVNAGNAQELDGAVLNSIVPGGPAELAGIRQGQVVTRVGDRVVTNGNDLIAAIRENAPGDLVTLVVDGQPVDVTLGGEPG, encoded by the coding sequence ATGTCCAACGACACCCCCGGCCCCGACGAGCCCCGCCCGGATCGCGCAGCCGAGACGACCTTCCACCCCCGACCCGACACCGGTGGTGCCGCCGACGCCGACCCGTACGCGCGGCCGGCGGAGCAGCAGCCCGCAGCGGGTGGCGTGCAGGGGACCGGTCAGCAGGCGGCCGTGGGAGGTCACGGCGGCGGATCGGCGCAGGCCGGACCGGCGGCCCGGCCGGCATCGACCGCCCAGTTCGGGCCGGGCGCCCAGCACGGATCCGGCACTCAGCACGGATCGGGCCGCCCGGGAGCGGGCCACCACGGGTCGGCGCAGTACGGGTCGGCGCAGTACGGGTCGGCGCAGTACGGGTCGGCGCAGTACGGGTCGGCGCAGCAGGGATCGGCGCAGCACGGATCCACGCAGTACGCGCAGGGCGCCGGCCAGTCCGCGCAGGGCACCTACGGGACCCCCGGTGGCGGGTACCCGGGCGGACAGTCGGGCGGGGGTGCGTACGGCGGCACCCATGCGGTCGGCGGGTACAGCGGCGCCGCTCACGGTGGCCCGGGCAGCGGCGTCCCGAGCAGCGGCGTCCCGGGCGGTGGCGGCCCGGGAAGCGGCGTCCAGGGCAGCGGCGCCTACCCGGCCGTCGGGACGTACGGCGGCCCGCCGAACGCGGGTCAGCACGTCGCACCGCCGAAGGAGCGCCGCACCGGCCGCGGCGCGCTCGTCGCGATCGGGCTGGTCGCCGCGCTGCTCGGCGGAGGGGTGGGCGGTGTCGTCGGCGCCACGCTCGCCGGGAGCGGGGGCGGGAGCGGCGGTTCGTCCGGGGTGCTCGGCGCCCCCCTGCCCGCACCGGACTCCTCGACCACCCCGCTCAGCCCGGTCGAGGCGGTGGCCGAGCGCGTGCTGCCGTCCGTCGTCCGGCTGCTGGTACAGGGGACCGCGGGGGCGGGCGAGGGCTCGGGGATGGTGCTGTCGGAGGACGGCCTGATCCTCACCAACAACCACGTCGTCGAGGTGGCCACGGGCGGCGGCTCGATCCTGGCGGTGTTCCAGGACGGCACCACCGCACCCGCCGACGTCGTCGGCCTCGATCCCGGCTCCGACCTCGCCGTGATCCGCGCCCCCGGCGTGTCCGGCCTGACGCCGATCGAGTTCGGCGACTCCGACGCGGTCCGCGTCGGCCAGCAGGTCGTCGCGTTCGGCTCCCCGCTGGGCCTGGGCGGCACGGTGACGACCGGGATCGTCAGCGCGGTCGACCGCGCCGTGAGCGTGGGGGAGGAGTCCGGGGCGAGCGAGGCCACGGTGCTCAGTGCGCTGCAGACCGACGCCGCGATCAACCCCGGCAACTCCGGCGGTCCGCTGACCGACATGCAGGGCCGCGTCGTCGGGATCAACTCGGTGATCGCCACGACCGGGGCGGAGGGCGGGTCGATCGGCGTCGGGTTCGCGATCCCCGTGAACCAGGCCCGGCGCACCGCGCAGGAGCTGGAGACCACCGGCCGAGCCACCCGCGCGATCCTCGGTGCCGGCGTCAACGCGGGCAATGCGCAGGAGCTCGACGGCGCGGTGCTCAACAGCATCGTCCCCGGCGGTCCGGCCGAGCTGGCCGGGATCCGGCAGGGCCAGGTCGTCACGCGGGTCGGGGACCGGGTCGTCACCAACGGCAACGACCTGATCGCGGCGATCCGGGAGAACGCCCCGGGGGATCTCGTCACGCTGGTCGTGGACGGGCAACCGGTCGACGTCACGCTGGGCGGGGAGCCCGGCTGA
- a CDS encoding sensor histidine kinase: MSSRPDGSTPRVEMLDRFSLRSRIGILAALVAAMAVVLVSLAAFLTVRSNILATLDTNLFQRAVAAAQSELADPLQLSTIPPDVLGAGDIRIALLAANGSAQSAEGQLSSPPIERPELEVARGLATSSVRTASIGNDPYRVVAVQAGQGRALVMGQRLDPTQQVLTKLAFALPLVGAVGVVLAGLAGIAVARTGLRPVQRLTSATERVAATGDLRPIPVDGADELARLTISFNEMLGTLAASQEQQRRLVADAGHELRTPLTSMRTNLELLASANRPGAPTLPDSDRAEILTDVHAQIEELSTLVGDLVELARDDAPLKVHEPVELTDVVERALERVKRRAGDVEFDAQLVPWTLMGDATALERAVLNLLDNAAKWSPAGGTVAVRMRQLDGWSVLLEVADEGPGIAEEDLPRVFDRFYRADRARTMPGSGLGLAIVRQVAVRHLGAVWAGRAPGGGASMALRLPGRSPGGVPPTGQ; the protein is encoded by the coding sequence ATGAGTTCCCGGCCCGACGGCTCCACCCCGCGCGTCGAGATGCTGGACCGCTTCTCCCTACGCTCCCGGATCGGGATCCTCGCCGCGCTGGTGGCGGCGATGGCGGTGGTGCTCGTGTCGCTCGCCGCGTTCCTGACCGTGCGCTCCAACATCCTCGCCACGCTCGACACCAACCTGTTCCAGCGCGCCGTCGCCGCCGCGCAGAGCGAGCTGGCGGATCCACTGCAGCTCTCCACGATCCCGCCCGACGTCCTGGGTGCGGGCGACATCCGGATCGCGCTGCTCGCCGCGAACGGCAGCGCGCAGTCGGCCGAGGGGCAGCTGTCCTCGCCGCCGATCGAGCGCCCGGAGCTGGAGGTCGCGCGGGGTCTCGCCACGTCGTCGGTGCGTACGGCGTCGATCGGCAACGACCCGTACCGCGTCGTCGCGGTGCAGGCCGGGCAGGGCCGTGCGCTGGTGATGGGACAGCGGCTCGACCCGACCCAGCAGGTGCTGACCAAGCTCGCGTTCGCGTTGCCCCTCGTCGGTGCGGTCGGGGTCGTGCTGGCCGGGCTGGCCGGGATCGCGGTCGCCCGCACGGGGCTGCGGCCGGTGCAGCGGCTGACGTCGGCGACCGAGCGGGTCGCGGCCACCGGGGACCTGCGCCCGATCCCCGTCGACGGCGCCGACGAGCTCGCGCGGCTCACGATCAGCTTCAACGAGATGCTCGGCACGCTCGCGGCCTCGCAGGAGCAGCAGCGCCGACTCGTCGCCGACGCCGGGCACGAGCTGCGCACGCCGCTGACGTCGATGCGCACCAACCTGGAGCTGCTCGCCTCGGCCAACCGTCCCGGTGCCCCGACGCTGCCCGACTCCGACCGCGCGGAGATCCTCACCGACGTCCACGCCCAGATCGAGGAGCTCTCGACGCTCGTCGGTGACCTCGTCGAGCTGGCCCGCGACGACGCGCCGCTCAAGGTGCACGAGCCGGTGGAGCTGACCGACGTCGTCGAGCGGGCGCTGGAACGGGTGAAGCGGCGCGCGGGCGACGTCGAGTTCGACGCGCAGCTCGTGCCGTGGACGCTGATGGGCGACGCGACGGCGCTGGAGCGCGCGGTGCTCAACCTGCTCGACAACGCGGCCAAGTGGAGCCCCGCCGGGGGCACGGTCGCGGTGCGGATGCGCCAGCTCGACGGGTGGTCGGTGCTGCTGGAGGTGGCCGACGAGGGCCCGGGCATCGCCGAGGAGGATCTCCCGCGCGTGTTCGACCGCTTCTACCGCGCCGACCGTGCCCGCACCATGCCCGGATCCGGGCTCGGCCTGGCGATCGTGCGGCAGGTCGCGGTGCGCCACCTCGGCGCGGTGTGGGCGGGCCGGGCCCCCGGTGGCGGGGCGTCGATGGCGCTGCGGCTGCCGGGTCGCTCGCCGGGAGGGGTCCCGCCGACCGGGCAGTAG
- a CDS encoding response regulator transcription factor codes for MRILVVDDDRAVRDSLRRSLAFNGYQVDLAEDGYAALEAVDVQRPDAMVLDVMMPRLDGLEVCRRLRGAGDALPILVLTARDAVSDRVSGLDAGADDYLPKPFALEELLARLRALLRRRTPEDVAAAAAGHSAVLEFADLSLDPDTRDVRRGERPISLTRTEFSLLELLLANPRRVLSRTQILEQVWGYDFPTTGNALEVYIGYLRRKTEAEGEIRLIHTVRGVGYVLRDTAP; via the coding sequence ATGCGCATCCTCGTGGTCGACGACGATCGGGCCGTGCGCGACTCGCTGCGGCGGTCACTGGCGTTCAACGGCTACCAGGTGGATCTGGCCGAGGACGGCTACGCCGCGCTCGAGGCCGTCGACGTCCAGCGGCCCGACGCGATGGTCCTCGACGTGATGATGCCGCGCCTGGACGGCCTGGAGGTGTGCCGGCGGCTGCGCGGGGCGGGCGACGCGCTGCCGATCCTCGTGCTCACCGCGCGCGACGCCGTGTCCGACCGGGTCTCCGGCCTCGACGCGGGCGCCGACGACTACCTGCCCAAGCCGTTCGCGCTGGAGGAGCTGCTCGCCCGGCTCCGGGCGCTGCTGCGCCGCCGCACCCCCGAGGACGTGGCGGCCGCCGCGGCCGGGCACAGCGCGGTGCTGGAGTTCGCCGACCTCTCGCTCGACCCCGACACCCGTGACGTCCGCCGTGGCGAGCGTCCGATCAGCCTCACCCGCACCGAGTTCTCGCTGCTGGAGCTGCTGCTCGCGAACCCGCGACGGGTGCTGTCACGCACGCAGATCCTCGAGCAGGTGTGGGGCTACGACTTCCCGACCACCGGCAACGCGCTGGAGGTCTACATCGGCTACCTGCGCCGCAAGACCGAGGCCGAGGGCGAGATCCGGCTGATCCACACCGTGCGCGGGGTGGGGTACGTGCTGCGCGACACCGCCCCATGA
- a CDS encoding NAD(P)-dependent oxidoreductase — translation MTDTPTVALLGTGIMGAGMGLNILAAELPLRVWNRTADKALALGEAGATVASSPAEAVAGADVIVTMLGDGSHVREVMEQAEPASGQVWAQMTTAGVDQSELLAIAARHGLRFVDAPVVGTRAPAESGQLLVLAAGSPAARAAVQPVFDAVGRETRWVADDATGLAASRLKLVVNSWVLAITAATGEAVALAEGLGVDPQAFLDAVGGGPLDLPYLQAKAKAIRARDWTPSFSVTNAAKDADLITAAAQEAGIRLDVAPAAAARYHRAADAGHGDDDMAAGYLASF, via the coding sequence ATGACCGACACCCCCACCGTCGCACTGCTCGGGACCGGGATCATGGGAGCGGGCATGGGGCTCAACATCCTCGCCGCCGAACTCCCGCTCCGCGTCTGGAACCGCACCGCCGACAAGGCGCTCGCCCTCGGGGAGGCCGGGGCCACGGTCGCGTCGAGCCCGGCCGAGGCGGTCGCGGGCGCCGACGTGATCGTCACGATGCTCGGCGACGGGAGCCACGTCCGTGAGGTCATGGAGCAGGCGGAGCCCGCGTCCGGGCAGGTCTGGGCGCAGATGACGACCGCCGGCGTCGACCAGTCCGAGCTGCTCGCGATCGCCGCGAGGCATGGGCTGCGGTTCGTCGACGCCCCCGTCGTGGGCACCAGGGCGCCCGCCGAGTCGGGGCAGCTGCTGGTGCTCGCCGCCGGGTCGCCGGCCGCCCGCGCCGCGGTCCAGCCCGTGTTCGACGCCGTCGGCCGCGAGACGCGCTGGGTCGCCGACGACGCGACGGGGCTCGCGGCGAGCCGGCTCAAGCTCGTCGTCAACAGCTGGGTGCTGGCGATCACCGCGGCGACCGGTGAGGCCGTCGCGCTGGCGGAAGGGCTGGGCGTCGACCCCCAGGCGTTCCTCGACGCCGTCGGCGGCGGCCCGCTCGACCTGCCCTACCTGCAGGCCAAGGCGAAGGCGATCCGCGCGCGGGACTGGACGCCGAGCTTCTCGGTGACCAACGCGGCCAAGGACGCCGACCTCATCACCGCCGCGGCGCAGGAGGCCGGGATCCGCCTCGACGTGGCCCCGGCGGCCGCCGCCCGCTACCACCGCGCCGCCGACGCCGGGCATGGCGACGACGACATGGCGGCCGGGTACCTGGCCTCTTTCTAG